From Pseudomonas vanderleydeniana, the proteins below share one genomic window:
- a CDS encoding CpaF family protein, whose protein sequence is MISEFRNRLRKQPGKPLAALAVQQGDEPQAPAAQLMAWEQSAPDVPYETKSQVTAVEAEWREKIYQQLLKVMDLSLLDALEQTEAARQIREICQRLLDEYSAPVSSVSRQLIIKQITDEVLGLGPLEPLLADHSVSDILVNGHASVYVERFGKLQRTDVRFRDDQHLLNIIDRIVSSLGRRIDESSPLVDARLKDGSRVNAIIPPLAIDGPSMSIRRFAVDLLNTDSLIQVGTLTPAIALLLKAIVRGRLNVLISGGTGSGKTTLLNVLSSYIPVNERIVTIEDSAELQLQQPHVVRLETRPCNIEGRGEVSQRELVRNSLRMRPDRIVIGEVRGVEALDMLTAMNTGHDGSLTTIHANTPRDALGRIENMVSMTGATFPIKAMRQQIASAIDVVVQLERQEDGKRRLVSVQEINGMEGEIITMSEIFSFARSGVGEQGEVQGDYRPSGMIPSFREVLAKRGIELPLSLFRPEWMEGRQS, encoded by the coding sequence ATGATCAGCGAATTTCGTAACCGCTTGCGTAAACAGCCCGGCAAGCCTCTTGCCGCACTGGCGGTCCAGCAGGGGGATGAGCCGCAGGCTCCGGCCGCGCAACTGATGGCGTGGGAACAGTCGGCTCCCGATGTTCCCTACGAGACCAAGAGCCAGGTCACTGCCGTGGAGGCCGAGTGGCGGGAAAAGATCTACCAGCAATTGCTCAAGGTGATGGACCTGTCGCTGCTCGATGCCCTGGAGCAGACCGAGGCCGCGCGGCAGATCCGCGAGATCTGCCAGCGCCTGCTGGACGAGTATTCGGCACCGGTGAGTTCGGTCAGTCGCCAGTTGATCATCAAGCAGATCACCGACGAGGTCCTCGGCCTGGGGCCGTTGGAACCGCTGCTGGCCGACCACAGCGTGTCCGATATCCTGGTCAACGGCCATGCCTCGGTGTATGTCGAGCGCTTTGGCAAGTTGCAGCGCACCGACGTACGTTTTCGTGACGACCAGCATCTGCTGAACATCATCGACCGCATCGTTTCCAGCCTGGGGCGGCGTATCGACGAGTCCTCGCCGCTGGTGGATGCCCGGCTCAAGGATGGCTCGCGGGTCAATGCGATCATTCCACCGCTGGCGATCGACGGACCGAGCATGTCGATCCGCCGCTTTGCCGTGGACCTGCTCAATACCGACAGCCTGATCCAGGTCGGCACCCTGACCCCCGCCATTGCGCTGCTGCTCAAGGCGATCGTGCGCGGTCGCCTGAACGTCCTGATCTCCGGCGGTACCGGCAGCGGCAAGACGACCCTGCTCAACGTATTGTCCAGCTACATCCCGGTGAACGAGCGGATCGTCACCATCGAGGACTCCGCCGAGCTGCAATTGCAGCAGCCTCACGTGGTACGCCTGGAAACCCGTCCCTGCAACATCGAGGGGCGCGGTGAGGTCAGTCAGCGTGAGCTGGTGCGCAACAGCCTCAGGATGCGCCCCGACCGCATCGTTATCGGCGAAGTCCGCGGTGTTGAAGCGCTGGACATGCTCACCGCCATGAATACCGGGCACGACGGCTCCCTGACCACCATCCACGCCAATACCCCGCGGGATGCACTGGGGCGTATCGAGAACATGGTGTCGATGACCGGGGCCACATTCCCGATCAAGGCCATGCGCCAGCAGATCGCCTCGGCCATCGATGTGGTGGTTCAGCTCGAGCGCCAGGAGGACGGCAAGCGGCGCCTGGTCAGCGTCCAGGAAATCAATGGCATGGAGGGCGAGATCATCACCATGAGCGAAATCTTCTCCTTTGCCCGCAGTGGCGTGGGCGAGCAGGGTGAAGTGCAGGGCGACTATCGGCCCAGCGGGATGATCCCGTCATTTCGCGAAGTGCTGGCCAAGCGCGGTATCGAACTGCCGCTCTCGCTGTTCCGGCCCGAGTGGATGGAGGGTCGGCAGTCATGA
- a CDS encoding type II secretion system F family protein, producing the protein MNHISGEFILIFLGMVFIAAFLLAQSVVVPVFGEASRMRKRIRSRLHVLEKANNLPNMQTVLRQKYLTRLSPLEAAFEQLPFMADLTQLIEQSGHDYRAYRVLLLMIALGLGAGLLGLMFTSIWWGALLMALAVAWLPLLKIFRDRNRRFADFEAGLPDALDAMCRALRAGHPFNETLRLVSEDQKGPVAHEFGLTFADINYGNDVRRAMLGLLERMPSMTVMMLVTSILIHRETGGNLTEVLERLSRLIRGRFRFQRKIKTLSAEGRMSAWVLVSIPFVLAAVILVTTPSYLPVLINDPVGHKLIVGAFCAMLVGIFWIRKIIRIQV; encoded by the coding sequence ATGAACCACATTTCCGGTGAATTCATCCTGATATTTCTCGGCATGGTGTTCATCGCCGCCTTCCTGCTCGCCCAGAGCGTGGTGGTACCGGTTTTCGGCGAGGCGAGCAGGATGCGCAAGCGCATTCGCAGCCGCCTGCATGTACTGGAAAAGGCCAACAACCTGCCGAACATGCAGACCGTGCTGCGCCAGAAGTACCTGACGCGCCTGTCGCCCCTGGAGGCGGCATTCGAGCAACTGCCGTTCATGGCCGACCTGACGCAACTGATCGAGCAGTCCGGACATGACTACCGGGCCTATCGGGTGCTGTTGCTGATGATCGCCCTGGGGCTGGGCGCAGGCTTGCTCGGCCTGATGTTCACGTCGATCTGGTGGGGGGCACTGCTCATGGCCTTGGCGGTGGCCTGGTTGCCGCTGCTGAAGATCTTCAGGGACCGTAACCGGCGCTTCGCCGACTTCGAGGCGGGCTTGCCCGATGCACTGGATGCGATGTGCCGTGCCTTGCGCGCCGGCCACCCGTTCAACGAAACCCTGCGGCTGGTCTCCGAGGACCAGAAGGGGCCGGTGGCGCATGAGTTCGGCCTGACGTTCGCCGACATCAACTACGGCAATGATGTCCGTCGGGCGATGCTCGGCCTGCTCGAACGCATGCCGAGCATGACGGTGATGATGCTGGTGACCTCGATCCTGATCCACCGCGAAACCGGCGGCAACCTGACCGAAGTCCTGGAGCGCCTGAGCCGGTTGATCCGCGGACGCTTTCGCTTTCAGCGCAAGATCAAGACCCTGTCGGCCGAGGGGCGCATGTCGGCCTGGGTGCTGGTATCGATTCCCTTCGTGCTGGCGGCGGTGATCCTGGTCACCACGCCCAGCTACCTGCCGGTGCTGATCAATGACCCGGTGGGCCACAAACTGATCGTTGGCGCCTTCTGCGCCATGCTGGTCGGGATTTTCTGGATCCGCAAAATCATTCGGATCCAGGTTTAA
- a CDS encoding type II secretion system F family protein encodes MDYLLGLFSRVTGNEALARLLFVSAIGLSTVLAVVTVILLVMGLQDPMQRRLALIKRGQFGGTAGPEAPGSLQLLLERVGQHFGSTETAQTSETRLLLIHAGYRSSSAVQMYWAVRLLLPLTLLGVGVLVLPLVPRLSLVTGLLLLVMVAGVAWLLPALYVSKRKQARQSRLRAAFPDALDLMVVCVESGLALPTTIERVAEEMAVSQVELAEELALVNAQIRAGVSNTEALKQLAVRTGLEDVQGLVSLLAQSIRFGTSVAETLRIYADEFRDRRTQAAEEKGAKIGTKLIFPLIFCLWPSFFLIAIGPAMIGVFQAFGTP; translated from the coding sequence ATGGACTATCTGCTCGGGTTGTTCAGTCGGGTGACGGGGAATGAAGCGCTGGCTCGGCTGTTGTTCGTCAGTGCGATCGGTTTGAGTACGGTACTGGCGGTGGTCACCGTCATCCTGTTGGTGATGGGGCTGCAGGACCCCATGCAGCGTCGCCTGGCATTGATCAAGCGGGGGCAGTTCGGTGGCACGGCGGGGCCGGAGGCGCCGGGTAGCCTGCAGCTGTTGCTGGAGCGGGTGGGGCAGCATTTCGGTTCGACCGAGACTGCGCAGACCTCTGAAACCCGGTTGTTGCTGATCCATGCCGGGTATCGCTCGTCCTCGGCAGTACAGATGTATTGGGCGGTGCGCCTGTTGCTGCCCCTGACGCTGCTGGGTGTCGGGGTGCTGGTGCTGCCGCTGGTACCCAGGCTCTCGCTGGTGACGGGCCTGCTGTTGCTGGTCATGGTGGCCGGTGTCGCCTGGCTGCTGCCGGCGTTGTACGTCAGCAAGCGCAAGCAGGCACGGCAGAGCCGGCTGCGCGCGGCGTTTCCGGATGCGCTGGACTTGATGGTGGTCTGTGTCGAGTCGGGCCTGGCGTTGCCAACGACCATCGAGCGGGTGGCCGAAGAGATGGCCGTCAGCCAGGTCGAGCTGGCCGAGGAACTGGCGCTGGTCAATGCGCAGATTCGTGCCGGGGTCAGCAATACCGAGGCACTCAAGCAACTGGCGGTGCGCACTGGCCTGGAGGATGTGCAGGGGCTGGTCAGCCTGTTGGCGCAGAGCATCCGCTTTGGCACCAGCGTGGCCGAGACCCTGCGTATCTATGCGGATGAATTCCGTGACCGGCGCACGCAGGCGGCCGAAGAGAAGGGCGCGAAGATTGGCACCAAACTGATCTTCCCACTGATCTTCTGCCTGTGGCCGAGCTTCTTCCTGATCGCGATCGGTCCGGCCATGATCGGGGTGTTCCAGGCGTTCGGCACGCCATGA
- a CDS encoding DUF3613 domain-containing protein produces MNSRRWLIVSLACLSSTAWAIEPGPASDQQQVTEQWLQLQIRGVVASPKLQTASATERDLAMQRWLNSYNYPIPERYDQKASGSITSK; encoded by the coding sequence ATGAATAGCAGAAGGTGGTTGATCGTGTCCCTGGCCTGCCTGTCCTCGACCGCCTGGGCGATCGAACCGGGCCCGGCCTCGGACCAGCAGCAGGTCACCGAACAGTGGCTGCAACTGCAGATTCGCGGTGTCGTGGCCTCCCCCAAGCTGCAGACCGCTTCGGCCACCGAGCGTGACCTGGCCATGCAGCGTTGGCTCAACAGCTACAACTACCCCATTCCCGAACGTTACGATCAAAAGGCATCGGGAAGCATCACCAGCAAATGA
- a CDS encoding tetratricopeptide repeat protein, with amino-acid sequence MKTVIALAATVVLSGCASNLVSSRPANCTPPPSDQQLTLNLADEMINDGRLYASLANLEGLPDDLVQVRLRKARILRLLGRNDAEPLYKGLLGTCLAAEGEHGLGQLAAARNDNAAALEHLERAARMSPTDEKIRNDLGVVYLNQRRVNDARFEFMTAMELKQADSLAAFNMVTLLIYQDNWKQAAELASRANLSPKQVSEAQSRAARIKAQAPKVVASEGTRPVQGVDTSAGSAIK; translated from the coding sequence ATGAAAACGGTCATTGCCCTGGCGGCCACGGTGGTGCTCAGCGGTTGTGCCAGCAATCTCGTGTCGTCACGCCCGGCCAACTGCACCCCGCCCCCTTCGGACCAGCAACTGACCTTGAACCTGGCCGACGAGATGATCAACGATGGCCGCTTGTATGCCAGCCTGGCGAACCTGGAGGGCCTGCCCGACGACCTGGTCCAGGTTCGGCTGCGCAAGGCGCGCATCCTGCGCCTGCTTGGGCGTAATGATGCCGAGCCCTTGTACAAGGGACTGCTGGGTACCTGTCTGGCCGCCGAAGGAGAGCATGGCCTTGGCCAGTTGGCGGCGGCCAGGAACGACAACGCGGCGGCGCTGGAGCACCTCGAGCGGGCTGCGAGGATGTCCCCTACCGACGAGAAGATCCGCAACGACCTGGGAGTCGTCTACCTCAACCAGCGCCGGGTCAACGATGCCCGCTTCGAGTTCATGACCGCCATGGAACTCAAGCAGGCCGACTCGCTGGCCGCCTTCAACATGGTGACGCTGCTGATCTACCAGGATAACTGGAAGCAGGCCGCAGAGCTGGCGAGTCGCGCCAACCTGAGTCCGAAACAGGTCAGCGAAGCCCAGTCACGCGCGGCCAGGATCAAGGCCCAGGCACCGAAAGTGGTGGCCTCCGAAGGCACACGCCCGGTACAGGGCGTCGATACCTCGGCCGGCAGTGCAATCAAGTAG
- a CDS encoding type II and III secretion system protein family protein, protein MSYRTVPALKTIFQGLLWMGLGMEAAQAATGNCAQLGNLPTVFEVGQGLQDELRMPVPITQLAVGDPKIADVQTSGGSAFILTGMAPGATSLMVWTACSPTPRQSMVFVKGKATSALTSVSTVPSEDPLLPSQVQTDIRFVEVSRTKLKEASTSIFGKSGNFLFGSQGTVPGVTVTPGQIGNLAPNIPLNNSSFNIGIGGGNVLGLINSLEGSGFAYTLARPSLVALSGQSASFLAGGEVPIPVPSSGSNTISIEYKEFGVRLTLTPTIIGSSRIALKVAPEVSELDYTNGVQISGIVVPALTVRRTDTSISLADGESFVISGLISSRNTAQVNKFPGLGDIPVLGAFFRNNTLNRDERELLMIVTPHLVQPLAANAKLPSLPGEQLRNYDPNFYRMYFLESGDFDNRMGLSQ, encoded by the coding sequence ATGAGTTATCGTACCGTGCCTGCTTTGAAGACAATTTTTCAGGGCCTGTTGTGGATGGGCCTGGGGATGGAAGCGGCCCAGGCCGCCACAGGGAATTGCGCGCAGCTGGGTAACCTGCCCACCGTGTTCGAGGTCGGTCAGGGGCTGCAGGATGAACTGCGCATGCCCGTGCCGATTACGCAACTGGCCGTGGGCGATCCCAAAATCGCCGACGTGCAAACCAGCGGCGGCAGCGCCTTCATCCTCACCGGCATGGCCCCGGGAGCCACCAGCCTGATGGTCTGGACGGCCTGCTCGCCGACGCCCCGCCAGAGCATGGTGTTCGTCAAGGGCAAGGCCACCTCGGCGTTGACCAGCGTGTCGACGGTCCCCTCCGAGGACCCGCTGCTGCCCAGCCAGGTGCAAACCGATATTCGCTTCGTCGAAGTCAGCCGAACCAAATTGAAAGAGGCCAGTACGTCGATTTTCGGCAAGAGCGGCAACTTCCTGTTCGGCTCTCAGGGCACCGTGCCCGGCGTGACAGTGACCCCTGGCCAGATTGGCAACCTGGCCCCCAACATCCCTCTCAACAACAGCTCGTTCAATATCGGTATTGGCGGCGGCAATGTGCTGGGGTTGATCAACTCTCTGGAAGGCAGCGGCTTCGCCTACACCCTGGCCCGGCCCAGTCTGGTCGCCCTCAGCGGGCAGAGTGCAAGCTTCCTGGCCGGCGGCGAAGTACCGATTCCGGTGCCCAGCTCGGGCAGCAACACCATTTCCATCGAGTACAAGGAATTCGGTGTCCGCCTGACCCTGACGCCGACCATCATCGGCAGCAGCCGCATCGCGCTGAAGGTGGCTCCCGAAGTCAGCGAGCTGGACTACACCAACGGCGTGCAGATCTCCGGCATCGTGGTGCCGGCGCTGACCGTTCGCCGTACCGATACCAGCATCTCCCTGGCCGATGGCGAAAGCTTCGTCATCAGCGGCCTGATCAGCAGCCGCAACACCGCCCAGGTGAACAAGTTCCCCGGGCTGGGTGATATCCCGGTGCTCGGCGCCTTCTTCCGCAACAATACGCTCAACCGAGATGAGCGCGAGTTGTTGATGATCGTCACCCCGCATCTGGTGCAACCGCTGGCAGCCAACGCCAAGCTCCCTTCATTGCCCGGCGAACAGCTGCGCAACTACGACCCGAACTTCTACCGCATGTACTTTCTGGAAAGCGGTGATTTCGACAATCGCATGGGACTCTCGCAATGA
- a CDS encoding DUF7079 family protein — protein MKAVDTNRLKIWQALSSLFLDTEIDGLTYDDIARTIQDTGYLPAEVHTILWCEVFPILEANLRSVAGEWAGWSDEWLLENLKVLDNPPIRNRRGAIAREIGRCWEQIMLRFPYGT, from the coding sequence ATGAAGGCCGTCGATACGAACCGCCTGAAGATCTGGCAGGCGCTTTCATCGCTGTTTCTCGATACCGAGATCGACGGGCTGACCTACGACGACATCGCACGAACCATCCAGGACACCGGCTACTTACCGGCTGAGGTCCACACGATCCTGTGGTGTGAAGTCTTTCCCATACTGGAGGCGAACCTCAGAAGCGTTGCCGGTGAATGGGCCGGATGGTCGGATGAATGGCTTCTGGAAAACCTCAAGGTGCTCGACAACCCACCGATCAGGAACCGGCGTGGCGCCATCGCCCGGGAGATCGGAAGATGCTGGGAGCAGATAATGCTTCGTTTCCCATACGGTACCTGA
- a CDS encoding ankyrin repeat domain-containing protein, with the protein MSALQNLVEQAYEQAKRGNWDQLLVEWNEIPQLARRCCHYQKASSGWTFLHQAAYFGHETACRALIRLGASLDSVTYKEQTAADIAREQGHPALSETLRHALQGSESLWVSPNDPDLLPSSQLWQEAIERRAQAPMLVAYAGGAVRIAKGARYYADSFERTLVGWHGTYDPPCGMDGESVLRPA; encoded by the coding sequence ATGAGCGCACTGCAGAACCTCGTTGAACAGGCCTACGAACAGGCCAAGCGTGGCAACTGGGACCAGCTCCTCGTCGAATGGAACGAGATCCCCCAGCTTGCCCGACGCTGCTGTCACTACCAGAAGGCTTCTTCCGGCTGGACCTTCTTGCACCAGGCCGCCTACTTTGGTCATGAGACCGCCTGCCGGGCCCTGATCCGCCTGGGTGCCTCGCTCGACAGCGTGACGTACAAGGAACAGACGGCGGCGGACATTGCCCGGGAACAGGGCCATCCCGCCCTATCGGAAACGCTGCGGCACGCGCTTCAGGGCAGCGAATCCCTCTGGGTCAGCCCCAATGACCCGGACCTGCTGCCCAGCAGCCAGCTGTGGCAAGAAGCGATCGAACGTCGTGCGCAGGCGCCGATGCTGGTGGCCTATGCCGGTGGAGCGGTGAGAATCGCCAAGGGCGCCCGATATTATGCGGACTCGTTCGAACGGACCCTGGTAGGCTGGCATGGCACCTATGACCCGCCTTGCGGGATGGATGGCGAATCGGTTTTGCGCCCGGCCTAG
- a CDS encoding GNAT family N-acetyltransferase — MSAFSVRKLEAGDAQALLAFEIRNRAWFESQIDARDPSFYTPQGVTAHIADYLSGFAAGTWHPFVIEDASGTIVGRANLKDIDSAKGCAEVGYRVGLDVGGQGLATQALAQLVRQARQHWKLRQLVAYVYKDNIGSRKVLERCGFWIEPAPQEGARDRHRFVLTL, encoded by the coding sequence ATGAGTGCGTTCAGCGTTCGCAAGCTGGAAGCCGGCGATGCCCAGGCATTACTGGCCTTTGAAATCCGTAACCGCGCATGGTTCGAGTCGCAGATCGATGCGCGCGATCCGTCCTTTTACACGCCGCAGGGTGTGACCGCACATATCGCGGACTACCTGTCCGGTTTTGCCGCCGGTACCTGGCACCCGTTTGTCATCGAGGACGCCAGCGGCACTATCGTGGGGCGGGCCAATCTCAAGGATATCGATTCGGCAAAGGGCTGTGCCGAGGTTGGCTATCGGGTCGGCCTGGATGTGGGCGGGCAAGGGCTGGCGACACAGGCGCTGGCACAGCTGGTTCGGCAGGCACGGCAACATTGGAAACTCAGGCAGCTGGTTGCGTACGTCTACAAGGACAATATCGGTTCCAGAAAGGTATTGGAGCGTTGCGGATTCTGGATTGAGCCGGCGCCGCAGGAAGGCGCGAGGGACCGGCATCGATTCGTGCTGACGCTTTAG
- a CDS encoding aldose 1-epimerase family protein has translation MNTLRLLLGVTALTTVSHAMAWDFVLLDSDTPAQNRQITSQQLGIKTDKPFSVTMRTLHGGRQEGVSIVDIDNGTMKLSVVPTRGMNVLHAAVGNVRMGWDSPVKEVVNPAFIELNGRGGLGWLEGFNELVVRCGYEWVGHPGMDNGELLTLHGRAANTPANKVTLHIDEQPPHAIRLQGELKEQAFKKVDFSVVTELSTLPGSVSFALNDTLTNNGDYPKEYQALYHNNFSTPFLEQGARFVAPVKQVSPFNDKAKGDLPDWQTYRAPTRDYDETVYNVVPYADAKGDTLAVLHNKAANLGVSVGFNTQQLPVFSLWKNTDTQGQGYVTGLEPGTSFSYNRRYQRPLGLVPTIGAGQQRQFQISYSLLADKAAVDKAVQRVTQIQDGRKTEVRGTPLVDLSKE, from the coding sequence ATGAACACCCTCCGACTCCTGCTCGGCGTCACCGCCCTGACCACCGTTTCCCATGCCATGGCCTGGGACTTCGTGTTGCTTGACAGCGACACTCCCGCACAGAACCGCCAGATCACCAGCCAGCAGTTGGGGATCAAGACGGACAAGCCCTTCTCCGTAACGATGCGCACCTTGCACGGTGGCCGCCAGGAAGGGGTCAGCATCGTCGATATCGACAACGGCACGATGAAGCTCTCGGTGGTACCGACGCGGGGCATGAACGTTCTGCACGCCGCCGTGGGCAATGTGCGCATGGGTTGGGACTCACCGGTCAAGGAAGTGGTCAATCCGGCCTTTATCGAACTCAACGGCCGTGGCGGCCTGGGTTGGCTGGAGGGCTTCAACGAATTGGTGGTGCGCTGCGGCTACGAGTGGGTGGGGCATCCGGGAATGGACAATGGAGAACTGCTCACCCTGCATGGACGGGCGGCGAATACGCCGGCCAACAAGGTCACTCTGCATATCGATGAACAACCGCCTCATGCCATCCGCCTGCAAGGTGAACTGAAGGAACAGGCGTTCAAGAAAGTCGACTTCTCCGTGGTCACCGAGCTGTCGACGTTGCCCGGTAGCGTGAGCTTTGCGCTCAATGACACGCTGACCAACAACGGCGACTACCCGAAGGAATACCAGGCGCTGTATCACAACAACTTCAGCACGCCGTTCCTGGAGCAGGGCGCGCGCTTCGTGGCGCCGGTGAAGCAGGTGTCACCGTTCAACGACAAGGCCAAGGGCGACCTGCCGGACTGGCAGACCTATCGCGCGCCGACCCGGGATTACGACGAGACGGTCTATAACGTGGTGCCTTACGCCGATGCCAAGGGCGATACCCTGGCGGTGTTGCACAACAAGGCCGCAAACCTCGGGGTTTCGGTCGGGTTCAACACACAGCAGTTGCCGGTGTTCTCCCTCTGGAAAAACACCGACACCCAGGGCCAGGGTTACGTGACCGGGCTGGAGCCGGGTACCAGCTTCTCCTATAACCGCCGTTACCAGCGTCCACTGGGGTTGGTGCCGACCATTGGTGCCGGCCAGCAACGACAGTTCCAGATCAGCTACAGCCTGCTGGCGGACAAGGCGGCCGTGGACAAGGCGGTGCAGCGGGTGACGCAGATCCAGGACGGGCGCAAGACGGAGGTTCGCGGTACGCCACTGGTGGATCTGAGCAAGGAATGA
- a CDS encoding sensor histidine kinase: protein MSLPNPSKGWRSSTSRMLALYSFLFVAWSCSLMGVLYYEVSGYLNTLARHSLMQRQHLFSRFQGQQLVDALTTSMTFDMRGVDAYGLFNDQKMHLSGPIMEMPPDLIMDGRIHELANCIDSDDPNLPQDSCDAVATQTHDGRWLLLVRDNGSLFGVTRIILHALFWAVSLTILPGIAGWHLLRRRPIRRIRAIQASAEAIVAGDLGHRLPLSNRRDELDMLAAIVNAMLDRIERLMNEVKGVCDNIAHDLRTPLTRLRAQLYRIQQQAPEDSPEALQLDGVIAETDTLMARFKGLLRISELEDHQRRSGFVVLDPLPLLRELHDFYLPLAEEAEISLRLELPATLPLITGDRALLFEALANLLSNSIKFTPPGGEVVLLAAEEHGSTRIEVIDTGPGIPPSERDAVFQRFYRCDDGNQQSGFGLGLSIVAAIINLHGFNLKIGTGERTGARLILECRDSLMAVD from the coding sequence ATGTCATTGCCGAACCCCTCTAAGGGCTGGCGCTCCTCCACCAGCCGCATGCTGGCGCTGTACAGTTTCCTGTTCGTGGCCTGGAGCTGCAGCCTGATGGGCGTGCTCTACTACGAGGTCTCGGGCTACCTCAATACCCTGGCGCGCCACTCGCTGATGCAGCGCCAGCACCTGTTCTCGCGCTTCCAGGGCCAGCAACTGGTGGACGCACTGACCACCAGCATGACCTTCGACATGCGCGGCGTAGACGCCTACGGTCTGTTCAACGACCAGAAAATGCACCTCAGTGGCCCGATCATGGAGATGCCACCGGACCTGATCATGGACGGTCGCATCCATGAACTGGCCAACTGCATCGACTCCGACGATCCCAACCTGCCGCAGGACAGCTGCGACGCCGTCGCCACCCAGACCCATGACGGCCGCTGGCTGCTGCTGGTGCGTGACAACGGCTCGCTGTTCGGCGTGACGCGGATCATCCTCCACGCCTTGTTCTGGGCGGTTTCGCTGACCATCCTGCCGGGCATTGCCGGCTGGCACCTGCTCAGGCGCCGGCCGATCCGGCGCATCCGCGCGATCCAGGCCAGCGCCGAGGCGATCGTCGCCGGGGACCTCGGCCATCGCCTGCCGCTGTCCAACCGTCGTGACGAGCTGGACATGCTGGCCGCGATCGTCAACGCCATGCTCGACCGTATCGAACGGCTGATGAACGAGGTCAAGGGTGTCTGCGACAACATCGCCCACGACCTGCGCACACCATTGACGCGCCTGCGGGCACAGCTCTACCGCATCCAGCAGCAGGCCCCGGAAGACTCTCCCGAGGCCCTGCAACTGGATGGCGTGATCGCCGAGACCGACACCCTGATGGCGCGTTTCAAGGGGCTGCTGCGGATCTCCGAACTCGAAGACCATCAGCGTCGCTCCGGCTTCGTGGTGCTCGACCCGCTGCCGCTGCTGCGCGAGCTGCATGATTTCTATCTGCCACTGGCGGAGGAAGCCGAGATCAGCCTGCGCCTGGAACTGCCAGCGACACTGCCGTTGATCACCGGCGACCGTGCCCTGCTCTTCGAGGCCCTGGCCAACCTGCTCAGCAACTCGATCAAGTTCACCCCGCCGGGTGGCGAGGTGGTGCTACTGGCCGCGGAAGAGCATGGCAGCACGCGAATCGAAGTGATCGACACCGGCCCGGGCATTCCACCGTCCGAGCGCGATGCCGTGTTCCAGCGGTTCTACCGGTGTGACGATGGCAACCAGCAGAGCGGCTTCGGCCTGGGCCTGTCGATCGTCGCGGCGATCATCAACCTGCATGGTTTCAACCTGAAGATCGGCACGGGCGAACGTACCGGTGCCCGGTTGATCCTGGAGTGCCGGGACAGCCTGATGGCGGTCGACTAG
- a CDS encoding response regulator transcription factor, translated as MTRILTIEDDAVTAKEIVAELSSHGLEVDWVDNGREGLVRAVSGDYDLITLDRMLPELDGLAIVTTLRTIGVATPILMISALSDVDERVRGLRAGGDDYLTKPFASDEMAARVEVLLRRKSPAREFETSLRVADLELNLISREASRADQLLSLLPTEYKLLEFLMRNTGQILSRMMIFEEVWGYHFDPGTNLIDVHIGRLRKKIDSPGLPPLIRTVRGSGYVIAEPL; from the coding sequence ATGACCCGCATCCTGACCATTGAAGATGATGCTGTAACCGCCAAGGAAATCGTGGCTGAACTGAGCAGCCATGGGCTTGAAGTGGACTGGGTGGACAATGGCCGTGAAGGCCTGGTACGCGCCGTGAGCGGTGACTATGACCTGATCACCCTCGATCGCATGCTGCCGGAGCTCGATGGCCTGGCTATCGTCACCACCTTGCGGACCATTGGCGTCGCCACGCCGATCCTGATGATCAGTGCCCTGTCCGATGTCGACGAGCGTGTCCGCGGCCTGCGTGCCGGCGGCGACGACTACCTGACCAAGCCATTCGCCTCCGACGAGATGGCCGCGCGGGTCGAGGTGCTGTTGCGGCGCAAGAGCCCCGCCCGTGAATTCGAGACCTCGCTGCGCGTCGCCGACCTGGAACTGAACCTGATCAGCCGCGAAGCCTCCCGCGCCGACCAGTTGCTCAGCCTGCTGCCGACCGAGTACAAGCTGCTGGAATTCCTGATGCGCAACACCGGGCAGATCCTGTCGCGGATGATGATCTTCGAGGAAGTCTGGGGCTATCACTTCGACCCGGGTACCAACCTGATCGACGTGCACATCGGCCGCCTGCGCAAGAAAATCGACAGCCCGGGCCTGCCGCCACTGATCCGCACGGTACGAGGCTCGGGTTATGTCATTGCCGAACCCCTCTAA